A genomic stretch from Pseudoliparis swirei isolate HS2019 ecotype Mariana Trench chromosome 18, NWPU_hadal_v1, whole genome shotgun sequence includes:
- the LOC130208744 gene encoding immunoglobulin-like and fibronectin type III domain-containing protein 1 isoform X2 encodes MITQFMEELPEEMTTPDFTRKPIALTIQEGKYAVFKAIIVGTPTPTVTWSRAKGEIHFHPDLCLQKYDELSHKHTIEIPKVTPEDADTYKCFATNEYGKAVCTVVLNVIQVGFSKSKELQKNAGEDTKDLRKKLKARKADGTREEKQMEPVEKVWEILLSADKKDYERICCEYGIKDFRYMLKKLTEMKKEREEDIAEFVTHISTLKHIEVNEDNCATIELDMDLKDPASKLFLYKDGVMIPFTIEESDSMKHNLKRVGKKYVFTIRNLGSEDAGLYSVDVGGINVFSTEFKVPEVDFAVKIKEVKAEEREDAVFQCVLTAPMNELKWVCKSAPLSNSEKIQITVSEDKLIHKLMVRDCMPLDAGIYAVVAGIKSCNAWLIVEADKDPANKGKKAIRKTTMAGGGNDEELMKIAKDQQEKYQKEMGEKLEIANKAQAEREVNEAAAKVEAEAAKKAKAAAKAKKLAAAKDAAARKRKEDGAAVGSGGTGGAGGAGGAGAHGGKGVGAAGAGGAGADGTDGGAGGGADGIAAGAKSGAAAGGGAAAGGGAGGGAAAGGAAGGGGGAGGGAAAGGAAGGGGGAAAGGAAGGGAAAGGAAGGGGGAAAGGAAGGGAAAGGAAGAGAAAVGAAGGGAAAGGAAGGGAAAGGAAGAGAAAVGGAGGGAAAGGAAGGGAGGDGGDDLGEEDYDSFEDSDEEFEGEGEEEGAGDGKGAGEGGAGEGGAGDGGAGEGGAGDGEAEGGEGGRRKKRERAGPLVPDAVTDPGVHFHAGLSDCNAIIGEAAELECKVSREDCVGLWYKDGEEIQSSEGMTISKDGTFHRLKIHKVTEEYAGKYRFEADGRKTESSIVVEDPPRFPAEDLEEFKKPITVKKGLKATFKLPFVGREPLKVQWYLEGEELSEESNIKLDNSEGCSRLLLTKLQRKDSGEIKLKIKNEFGTVEAFTQLIILDKPTPPLGPLEIVEASSSALEFKWRSPKDNGGCKIGNYILERQQVGRNTWKKVGPIGPEAKYRDCDVDHGRKYCYRIRVETEMGTSELMETEDIQAGTKAYPGPPSAPKVVSAFKNCINLSWSPPSNTGGTNILGYNIEKRKKGSNLWGLVNSPDEMAKGKEFGVKDVVEGVEYEFRVSAINNSGAGEYSPPSEFVFARDPKKPPGKVKEFKVTDSTYKTLSLSWIKPKDITGVEDEAKGYFVEIRPAESTEWDRCNSNAITMTSYTVKGLKSMGMYWVRAIATNDGGEGESQELDNYILATPPPVRPRFTDAKIKSFMVVRAGNSARFNINFEASPWPDVIWLKDGAPVSKKVTISNTEGTSQLLIPSAERTDTGIYTIIVKNIVAQESFSIEIRVTDEPKPPGPVETDENVPGTVTVSWTSSPDEKRDDRLHYMVTKRDSSKSTWQTIADHIFNNRFTVCNIMPGREYQFRVYAKNDMGSSEHSESPKWLIPRKKEKFIVNIPETKACDLQCPPKFLVPLKLHTAPQGYECYMSCAIKGDPTPHVTWLRSNISLNTNTNYFISNTCGVCSLLILRVGPKDSGEYTIVAESSMGRAESSTKLTVRE; translated from the exons GGAAATATGCCGTCTTTAAAGCCATAATCGTGGGCACCCCAACGCCTACCGTGACATGGAGTAGAGCAAAGGGAGAAATACATTTTCACCCCGACCTGTGCCTGCAGAAGTACGACGAGTTgtctcacaaacacaccatcGAG ATTCCCAAGGTCACTCCAGAGGACGCCGACACCTACAAGTGTTTTGCCACAAATGAATATGGAAAGGCTGTTTGCACCGTTGTCTTGAATGTGATTCAGG TTGGATTCTCTAAAAGCAAGGAACTTCAAAAGAATGCGGGTGAAG ATACAAAGGACCTCAGGAAAAAGCTTAAAGCACG CAAAGCTGACGGAACACGTGAGGAGAAGCAGATGGAGCCGGTGGAGAAGGTCTGGGAGATCCTCCTTAGTGCCGACAAGAAGGACTACGAGCGCATCTGCTGCGAGTACGGCATCAAGGACTTCCGCTACATGCTGAAGAAACTCACTGAgatgaagaaagagagggaggaagacatTGCGGAG TTCGTGACCCACATCAGTACACTGAAACATATTGAAGTCAATGAAGACAACTGTGCAACGATTGAGTTGGACATGGACCTCAAGGACCCGGCCAGCAAACTGTTCCTGTACAAG GACGGCGTCATGATTCCATTCACCATCGAAGAAAGCGATTCAATGAAGCATAACCTGAAACGAGTCGGCAAGAAATATGTCTTCACGATTAGAAATCTAGGTTCAGAAGACGCCGGACTCTACTCGGTGGATGTCGGGGGCATCAATGTGTTCTCCACAGAGTTTAAAG TGCCTGAAGTTGATTTcgctgtcaaaataaaagaagtgaAAGCAGAAGAACGAGAGGACGCCGTCTTTCAATGTGTCCTGACTGCGCCGATGAATGAGCTCAAATGGGTTTGCAAAAGCGCGCCCCTGTCAAATAGCGAGAAAATTCAAATCACTGTATCTGAAGATAAGCTGATCCACAAGTTGATGGTGCGCGACTGCATGCCTCTGGACGCCGGCATCTACGCCGTCGTGGCAGGAATCAAATCCTGCAATGCCTGGCTCATAGTTGAAG CTGACAAGGATCCTGCCAACAAGGGGAAGAAGGCAATTCGCAAAACCACGATGGCCGGAGGCGGCAATGACGAAGAACTGATGAAAATAGCCAAAGATCAACAGGAGAAATATCAGAAAGAAATGGGAGAAAAATTGGAAATCGCCAACAAGGCTCAAGCCGAGCGGGAAGTGAACGAAGCGGCGGCCAAAGTGGAGGCCGAAGCGGCCAAAAAGGCGAAGGCTGCGGCGAAGGCAAAGAAGTTAGCGGCCGCCAAGGACGCAGCTgccaggaagaggaaggaagatgGAGCCGCTGTTGGTAGTGGAGGCACTGGCGGAGCAGGTGGTGCCGGGGGCGCTGGGGCTCACGGTGGCAAAGGTGTAGGTGCTGCCGGTGCTGGGGGGGCAGGGGCTGATGGAACTGATGGTGGTGCCGGTGGAGGAGCAGATGGAATTGCAGCTGGAGCTAAGAgtggagctgcagctggaggtggagctgcagctggaggtggagctggaggtggagctgcagctggaggtgcagctggaggtggaggtggagctggaggtggagctgcagctggaggtgcagctggaggtggaggtggagctgcagctggaggtgcagctggaggtggagctgcagctggaggtgcagctggaggtggaggtggagctgcagctggaggtgcagctggaggtggagctgcagctggaggtgcagctggagctggagctgcagctgtaggtgcagctggaggtggagctgcagctggaggtgcagctggaggtggagctgcagctggaggtgcagctggagctggagctgcagctgtaggtggagctggaggtggagctgcagctggaggtgcagctggaggtggagctggaggtgatgggggtgatgATCTGGGAGAAGAAGACTACGATTCATTTGAAGATTCTGATGAAGAAtttgagggagagggagaagaagaaggagcaggagatGGTAAAGGagcgggagaaggaggagcgggagaaggaggagcgggagatggaggagcgggagaaggaggagcgggagatggagaggcagaaggaggagaaggagggagacggAAGAAACGTGAAAGAGCTGGTCCTCTGGTTCCAGATGCAGTGACAG ATCCAGGAGTTCACTTTCATGCCGGGCTTTCTGACTGCAACGCCATTATTGGAgaagcagcagagctggagtgtAAAGTGAGCAGGGAAGACTGTGTGGGACTGTGGTACAAAGACGGGGAAGAG ATTCAATCATCTGAGGGTATGACCATTTCCAAAGATGGAACTTTCCACAGGCTGAAAATTCACAAAGTCACAGAGGAATATGCTGGAAAGTATAGATTTGAAGCAGACGGACGGAAGACGGAGTCCTCGATTGTTGTTGAAG ATCCACCCAGATTTCCTGCTGAGGACctggaagaatttaaaaaacccaTAACAGTGAAAAAAGGACTCAAAGCTACCTTCAAACTACCTTTTGTTGGACGGGAACCTCTCAAAGTTCAGTGGTACCTTGAGGGTGAAGAGCTTTCGGAGGAATCAAATATCAAGTTAGATAACTCGGAGGGTTGCAGCCGTCTGCTCCTAACCAAGCTCCAGCGCAAGGACAGTGGGGAAATCAAGCTAAAAATCAAAAATGAGTTTGGCACTGTTGAGGCCTTCACCCAGCTTATTATACTgg ATAAGCCCACTCCTCCATTGGGACCTCTGGAGATCGTGGAAGCCTCCTCCTCTGCACTGGAATTCAAGTGGAGGTCCCCGAAAGACAACGGGGGCTGCAAGATAGGCAACTACATCCTTGAGCGACAACAAGTTGGCCGCAACACCTGGAAGAAAGTGGGGCCAATTGGTCCAGAGGCCAAATACAGGGACTGTGACGTAGATCACGGCAGGAAGTACTGCTATCGCATCAGAGTGGAGACTGAGATGGGCACCAGTGAGCTGATGGAAACAGAGGACATTCAAGCCGGAACAAAAG CATACCCGGGACCTCCATCAGCACCAAAGGTTGTAAGTGCCTTCAAGAACTGCATCAACCTTTCTTGGTCTCCCCCATCCAACACTGGAGGAACCAATATTCTGGGATACAACATTGAGAAACGCAAGAAGGGCAGCAACCTGTGGGGCCTCGTCAATTCACCTGATGAGATGGCCAAAG ggAAGGAATTTGGAGTTAAAGACGTGGTCGAGGGCGTGGAATACGAATTCCGTGTTTCAGCAATCAACAACTCTGGAGCGGGTGAATACAGTCCGCCATCCGAGTTTGTGTTTGCCAGAGATCCTAAAA AACCTCCTGGTAAAGTCAAAGAGTTCAAAGTGACAGATTCCACCTACAAAACCCTGTCCCTGTCTTGGATCAAACCCAAGGACATTACGGGGGTTGAGGATGAAGCCAAGGGATATTTTGTGGAGATCCGGCCCGCGGAGAGCACGGAATGGGACCGCTGCAATTCAAACGCAATAACCATGACTTCTTATACAGTGAAAGGCTTGAAGTCAATGGGCATGTACTGGGTGAGAGCCATAGCGACtaatgatggaggagagggagagtcaCAGGAGCTGGATAATTACATCCTCGCTACGCCCCCCCCTG TGAGGCCAAGATTCACAGATGCCAAAATCAAGAGTTTCATGGTGGTGAGAGCAGGAAATTCTGCccgattcaacattaactttgaG GCCTCTCCTTGGCCCGATGTCATCTGGCTGAAAGATGGAGCCCCAGTTTCTAAAAAGGTGACCATCAGCAATACAGAGGGAACATCCCAACTGCTGATTCCTTCCGCTGAGCGCACAGATACTGGCATCTATACCATCATTGTCAAGAACATTGTTGCCCAGGAATCATTTAGCATTGAAATAAGAGTCACAG ATGAGCCAAAGCCACCAGGTCCTGTAGAGACTGACGAAAACGTGCCCGGCACAGTGACCGTTTCATGGACCTCATCACCAGATGAGAAACGTGACGACAGGCTGCACTACATGGTGACCAAGCGTGACTCAAGTAAAAGCACATGGCAAACCATTGCAGACCACATCTTCAACAATAGATTCACAGTCTGCAACATAATGCCGGGCAGAGAATACCAGTTCAGAGTCTATGCAAAGAACGACATGGGCTCCTCTGAGCACTCCGAATCACCGAAATGGCTGATTCCTCGCAAAAAAG AAAAGTTCATTGTGAACATCCCAGAAACAAAGGCATGTGATCTACAGTGTCCTCCCAAGTTCCTTGTCCCACTGAAATTGCACACTGCTCCTCAAGGGTATGAATGCTACATGAGCTGTGCTATCAAAGGGGATCCAACACCTCATGTCACCTGGCTCCGCAGCAATATCAGTCTGAATACCAACACCAACTACTTCATCTCCAACACCTGTGGAGTCTGCTCACTACTCATATTGAGGGTTGGCCCCAAAGACAGCGGGGAGTACACGATTGTTGCAGAAAGCTCCATGGGGAGGGCTGAGAGCTCCACTAAGCTGACAGTCAGAG agtAA
- the LOC130208744 gene encoding immunoglobulin-like and fibronectin type III domain-containing protein 1 isoform X1 — protein MSKKAKVTDETAAGQTGIKKKSKVPGVMITQFMEELPEEMTTPDFTRKPIALTIQEGKYAVFKAIIVGTPTPTVTWSRAKGEIHFHPDLCLQKYDELSHKHTIEIPKVTPEDADTYKCFATNEYGKAVCTVVLNVIQVGFSKSKELQKNAGEDTKDLRKKLKARKADGTREEKQMEPVEKVWEILLSADKKDYERICCEYGIKDFRYMLKKLTEMKKEREEDIAEFVTHISTLKHIEVNEDNCATIELDMDLKDPASKLFLYKDGVMIPFTIEESDSMKHNLKRVGKKYVFTIRNLGSEDAGLYSVDVGGINVFSTEFKVPEVDFAVKIKEVKAEEREDAVFQCVLTAPMNELKWVCKSAPLSNSEKIQITVSEDKLIHKLMVRDCMPLDAGIYAVVAGIKSCNAWLIVEADKDPANKGKKAIRKTTMAGGGNDEELMKIAKDQQEKYQKEMGEKLEIANKAQAEREVNEAAAKVEAEAAKKAKAAAKAKKLAAAKDAAARKRKEDGAAVGSGGTGGAGGAGGAGAHGGKGVGAAGAGGAGADGTDGGAGGGADGIAAGAKSGAAAGGGAAAGGGAGGGAAAGGAAGGGGGAGGGAAAGGAAGGGGGAAAGGAAGGGAAAGGAAGGGGGAAAGGAAGGGAAAGGAAGAGAAAVGAAGGGAAAGGAAGGGAAAGGAAGAGAAAVGGAGGGAAAGGAAGGGAGGDGGDDLGEEDYDSFEDSDEEFEGEGEEEGAGDGKGAGEGGAGEGGAGDGGAGEGGAGDGEAEGGEGGRRKKRERAGPLVPDAVTDPGVHFHAGLSDCNAIIGEAAELECKVSREDCVGLWYKDGEEIQSSEGMTISKDGTFHRLKIHKVTEEYAGKYRFEADGRKTESSIVVEDPPRFPAEDLEEFKKPITVKKGLKATFKLPFVGREPLKVQWYLEGEELSEESNIKLDNSEGCSRLLLTKLQRKDSGEIKLKIKNEFGTVEAFTQLIILDKPTPPLGPLEIVEASSSALEFKWRSPKDNGGCKIGNYILERQQVGRNTWKKVGPIGPEAKYRDCDVDHGRKYCYRIRVETEMGTSELMETEDIQAGTKAYPGPPSAPKVVSAFKNCINLSWSPPSNTGGTNILGYNIEKRKKGSNLWGLVNSPDEMAKGKEFGVKDVVEGVEYEFRVSAINNSGAGEYSPPSEFVFARDPKKPPGKVKEFKVTDSTYKTLSLSWIKPKDITGVEDEAKGYFVEIRPAESTEWDRCNSNAITMTSYTVKGLKSMGMYWVRAIATNDGGEGESQELDNYILATPPPVRPRFTDAKIKSFMVVRAGNSARFNINFEASPWPDVIWLKDGAPVSKKVTISNTEGTSQLLIPSAERTDTGIYTIIVKNIVAQESFSIEIRVTDEPKPPGPVETDENVPGTVTVSWTSSPDEKRDDRLHYMVTKRDSSKSTWQTIADHIFNNRFTVCNIMPGREYQFRVYAKNDMGSSEHSESPKWLIPRKKEKFIVNIPETKACDLQCPPKFLVPLKLHTAPQGYECYMSCAIKGDPTPHVTWLRSNISLNTNTNYFISNTCGVCSLLILRVGPKDSGEYTIVAESSMGRAESSTKLTVRE, from the exons GGAAATATGCCGTCTTTAAAGCCATAATCGTGGGCACCCCAACGCCTACCGTGACATGGAGTAGAGCAAAGGGAGAAATACATTTTCACCCCGACCTGTGCCTGCAGAAGTACGACGAGTTgtctcacaaacacaccatcGAG ATTCCCAAGGTCACTCCAGAGGACGCCGACACCTACAAGTGTTTTGCCACAAATGAATATGGAAAGGCTGTTTGCACCGTTGTCTTGAATGTGATTCAGG TTGGATTCTCTAAAAGCAAGGAACTTCAAAAGAATGCGGGTGAAG ATACAAAGGACCTCAGGAAAAAGCTTAAAGCACG CAAAGCTGACGGAACACGTGAGGAGAAGCAGATGGAGCCGGTGGAGAAGGTCTGGGAGATCCTCCTTAGTGCCGACAAGAAGGACTACGAGCGCATCTGCTGCGAGTACGGCATCAAGGACTTCCGCTACATGCTGAAGAAACTCACTGAgatgaagaaagagagggaggaagacatTGCGGAG TTCGTGACCCACATCAGTACACTGAAACATATTGAAGTCAATGAAGACAACTGTGCAACGATTGAGTTGGACATGGACCTCAAGGACCCGGCCAGCAAACTGTTCCTGTACAAG GACGGCGTCATGATTCCATTCACCATCGAAGAAAGCGATTCAATGAAGCATAACCTGAAACGAGTCGGCAAGAAATATGTCTTCACGATTAGAAATCTAGGTTCAGAAGACGCCGGACTCTACTCGGTGGATGTCGGGGGCATCAATGTGTTCTCCACAGAGTTTAAAG TGCCTGAAGTTGATTTcgctgtcaaaataaaagaagtgaAAGCAGAAGAACGAGAGGACGCCGTCTTTCAATGTGTCCTGACTGCGCCGATGAATGAGCTCAAATGGGTTTGCAAAAGCGCGCCCCTGTCAAATAGCGAGAAAATTCAAATCACTGTATCTGAAGATAAGCTGATCCACAAGTTGATGGTGCGCGACTGCATGCCTCTGGACGCCGGCATCTACGCCGTCGTGGCAGGAATCAAATCCTGCAATGCCTGGCTCATAGTTGAAG CTGACAAGGATCCTGCCAACAAGGGGAAGAAGGCAATTCGCAAAACCACGATGGCCGGAGGCGGCAATGACGAAGAACTGATGAAAATAGCCAAAGATCAACAGGAGAAATATCAGAAAGAAATGGGAGAAAAATTGGAAATCGCCAACAAGGCTCAAGCCGAGCGGGAAGTGAACGAAGCGGCGGCCAAAGTGGAGGCCGAAGCGGCCAAAAAGGCGAAGGCTGCGGCGAAGGCAAAGAAGTTAGCGGCCGCCAAGGACGCAGCTgccaggaagaggaaggaagatgGAGCCGCTGTTGGTAGTGGAGGCACTGGCGGAGCAGGTGGTGCCGGGGGCGCTGGGGCTCACGGTGGCAAAGGTGTAGGTGCTGCCGGTGCTGGGGGGGCAGGGGCTGATGGAACTGATGGTGGTGCCGGTGGAGGAGCAGATGGAATTGCAGCTGGAGCTAAGAgtggagctgcagctggaggtggagctgcagctggaggtggagctggaggtggagctgcagctggaggtgcagctggaggtggaggtggagctggaggtggagctgcagctggaggtgcagctggaggtggaggtggagctgcagctggaggtgcagctggaggtggagctgcagctggaggtgcagctggaggtggaggtggagctgcagctggaggtgcagctggaggtggagctgcagctggaggtgcagctggagctggagctgcagctgtaggtgcagctggaggtggagctgcagctggaggtgcagctggaggtggagctgcagctggaggtgcagctggagctggagctgcagctgtaggtggagctggaggtggagctgcagctggaggtgcagctggaggtggagctggaggtgatgggggtgatgATCTGGGAGAAGAAGACTACGATTCATTTGAAGATTCTGATGAAGAAtttgagggagagggagaagaagaaggagcaggagatGGTAAAGGagcgggagaaggaggagcgggagaaggaggagcgggagatggaggagcgggagaaggaggagcgggagatggagaggcagaaggaggagaaggagggagacggAAGAAACGTGAAAGAGCTGGTCCTCTGGTTCCAGATGCAGTGACAG ATCCAGGAGTTCACTTTCATGCCGGGCTTTCTGACTGCAACGCCATTATTGGAgaagcagcagagctggagtgtAAAGTGAGCAGGGAAGACTGTGTGGGACTGTGGTACAAAGACGGGGAAGAG ATTCAATCATCTGAGGGTATGACCATTTCCAAAGATGGAACTTTCCACAGGCTGAAAATTCACAAAGTCACAGAGGAATATGCTGGAAAGTATAGATTTGAAGCAGACGGACGGAAGACGGAGTCCTCGATTGTTGTTGAAG ATCCACCCAGATTTCCTGCTGAGGACctggaagaatttaaaaaacccaTAACAGTGAAAAAAGGACTCAAAGCTACCTTCAAACTACCTTTTGTTGGACGGGAACCTCTCAAAGTTCAGTGGTACCTTGAGGGTGAAGAGCTTTCGGAGGAATCAAATATCAAGTTAGATAACTCGGAGGGTTGCAGCCGTCTGCTCCTAACCAAGCTCCAGCGCAAGGACAGTGGGGAAATCAAGCTAAAAATCAAAAATGAGTTTGGCACTGTTGAGGCCTTCACCCAGCTTATTATACTgg ATAAGCCCACTCCTCCATTGGGACCTCTGGAGATCGTGGAAGCCTCCTCCTCTGCACTGGAATTCAAGTGGAGGTCCCCGAAAGACAACGGGGGCTGCAAGATAGGCAACTACATCCTTGAGCGACAACAAGTTGGCCGCAACACCTGGAAGAAAGTGGGGCCAATTGGTCCAGAGGCCAAATACAGGGACTGTGACGTAGATCACGGCAGGAAGTACTGCTATCGCATCAGAGTGGAGACTGAGATGGGCACCAGTGAGCTGATGGAAACAGAGGACATTCAAGCCGGAACAAAAG CATACCCGGGACCTCCATCAGCACCAAAGGTTGTAAGTGCCTTCAAGAACTGCATCAACCTTTCTTGGTCTCCCCCATCCAACACTGGAGGAACCAATATTCTGGGATACAACATTGAGAAACGCAAGAAGGGCAGCAACCTGTGGGGCCTCGTCAATTCACCTGATGAGATGGCCAAAG ggAAGGAATTTGGAGTTAAAGACGTGGTCGAGGGCGTGGAATACGAATTCCGTGTTTCAGCAATCAACAACTCTGGAGCGGGTGAATACAGTCCGCCATCCGAGTTTGTGTTTGCCAGAGATCCTAAAA AACCTCCTGGTAAAGTCAAAGAGTTCAAAGTGACAGATTCCACCTACAAAACCCTGTCCCTGTCTTGGATCAAACCCAAGGACATTACGGGGGTTGAGGATGAAGCCAAGGGATATTTTGTGGAGATCCGGCCCGCGGAGAGCACGGAATGGGACCGCTGCAATTCAAACGCAATAACCATGACTTCTTATACAGTGAAAGGCTTGAAGTCAATGGGCATGTACTGGGTGAGAGCCATAGCGACtaatgatggaggagagggagagtcaCAGGAGCTGGATAATTACATCCTCGCTACGCCCCCCCCTG TGAGGCCAAGATTCACAGATGCCAAAATCAAGAGTTTCATGGTGGTGAGAGCAGGAAATTCTGCccgattcaacattaactttgaG GCCTCTCCTTGGCCCGATGTCATCTGGCTGAAAGATGGAGCCCCAGTTTCTAAAAAGGTGACCATCAGCAATACAGAGGGAACATCCCAACTGCTGATTCCTTCCGCTGAGCGCACAGATACTGGCATCTATACCATCATTGTCAAGAACATTGTTGCCCAGGAATCATTTAGCATTGAAATAAGAGTCACAG ATGAGCCAAAGCCACCAGGTCCTGTAGAGACTGACGAAAACGTGCCCGGCACAGTGACCGTTTCATGGACCTCATCACCAGATGAGAAACGTGACGACAGGCTGCACTACATGGTGACCAAGCGTGACTCAAGTAAAAGCACATGGCAAACCATTGCAGACCACATCTTCAACAATAGATTCACAGTCTGCAACATAATGCCGGGCAGAGAATACCAGTTCAGAGTCTATGCAAAGAACGACATGGGCTCCTCTGAGCACTCCGAATCACCGAAATGGCTGATTCCTCGCAAAAAAG AAAAGTTCATTGTGAACATCCCAGAAACAAAGGCATGTGATCTACAGTGTCCTCCCAAGTTCCTTGTCCCACTGAAATTGCACACTGCTCCTCAAGGGTATGAATGCTACATGAGCTGTGCTATCAAAGGGGATCCAACACCTCATGTCACCTGGCTCCGCAGCAATATCAGTCTGAATACCAACACCAACTACTTCATCTCCAACACCTGTGGAGTCTGCTCACTACTCATATTGAGGGTTGGCCCCAAAGACAGCGGGGAGTACACGATTGTTGCAGAAAGCTCCATGGGGAGGGCTGAGAGCTCCACTAAGCTGACAGTCAGAG agtAA